The following are from one region of the Plodia interpunctella isolate USDA-ARS_2022_Savannah chromosome 23, ilPloInte3.2, whole genome shotgun sequence genome:
- the LOC128680218 gene encoding delta(24)-sterol reductase-like isoform X1, producing MVEVQPEGLLEYIIIQHRWVVVLLALLPMSGLWKLWSVLRNYVVFKMSSAPKLHDKKVKDVQNQVKQWLAGDRSSHMCTARPTWQTMSFRQGIYKNTFTNIRVNLVDILEVDTKKMTVRCEPLVSMGQLSRTLQPLGLALPVVPELDQLTVGGLVMGTGVETSSHVHGLFQHICLQYELVLADGSVLTCSKDENPDLFYAVPWSYGTLGFLASVVIQVIQAKKYVRVQYESYTNSKELAARFSAESLSPTPHQFVEALMFSRDSGVVMTADMVDEIGPDGIYNPIGRWYSEWFFKKVGKHLQNYIYGFKRPVVEYIPLRDYYHRHSKSLFWEVQDIVPFGNNFVFRLLFGWLMPPEVSLLKLTQPEAIARLYEKAHVLQDMLVPIECLKDAVNKFHQEFEVYPLWLCPFKVRNEPGMLRVKDGRDSQMFVDIGVYGVPKAKGYETVPSTRRIEQFVAEHRGFQMLYADTYTTREEFRSMFDHTLYDKVRDSLPHCKEAFPEVYGKVNRNVRK from the exons ATGGTGGAGGTCCAGCCTGAAGGTCTGCTGGAGTACATCATAATCCAGCACCGATGGGTGGTAGTCCTCCTAGCGCTGCTGCCCATGTCCGGCCTCTGGAAGCTCTGGTCCGTCCTCAGGAACTATGTCGTCTTCAAGATGAGCAGCGCGCCCAAGCTGCACGACAAGAAGGTCAAAGATGTCCAGAATCAG GTGAAACAATGGCTGGCCGGCGACCGCAGCAGCCACATGTGCACGGCGCGCCCGACGTGGCAGACTATGTCCTTCCGACAGGGCATCTACAAGAACACCTTCACCAATATCCGCGTCAACCTGGTGGACATACTCGAGGTCGATACGAAAAAGATG ACTGTTCGCTGCGAGCCCCTAGTGTCCATGGGTCAGCTGTCCCGCACGCTGCAGCCCTTGGGTTTGGCATTGCCCGTGGTGCCCGAGCTGGACCAGCTGACTGTAGGGGGCCTGGTCATGGGCACCGGGGTGGAAACCTCCTCTCATGTCCACGGCTTGTTCCAGCATATTTGCCTTCAGTACGAGCTGGTTCTTGCAGATGGTTCTGTCCTCACGTGCAgtaag GATGAGAATCCGGATCTATTTTACGCTGTTCCGTGGTCCTACGGAACTCTGGGATTCCTGGCTTCAGTTGTGATTCAAGTTATACAAGcaaaaaa ATACGTGAGAGTTCAGTATGAGTCCTACACGAATAGCAAGGAGCTGGCAGCCCGCTTCAGTGCGGAGTCGCTGTCTCCTACCCCTCACCAGTTCGTGGAAGCACTGATGTTCAGCAGGGACAGCGGGGTCGTGATGACTGCCGACATGGTGGACGAAATCGGTCCTGATGGCATT taCAACCCAATCGGCAGGTGGTACTCGGAGTGGTTCTTCAAGAAAGTGGGGAAGCACCTCCAAAACTACATCTACGGGTTCAAGCGGCCCGTGGTGGAGTACATCCCCCTAAGAGATTACTACCACAGACATTCCAAAAGTCTGTTCTGGGAAGTCCAG GACATAGTTCCATTCGGCAACAACTTCGTCTTCCGCTTGCTGTTCGGCTGGTTGATGCCGCCAGAAGTGTCTCTGTTGAAGCTGACGCAACCCGAGGCCATCGCCAGACTGTACGAGAAGGCACACGTGCTGCAGGATATGCTGGTGCCCATCGAGTGTCTCAAAGACGCCGTCAATAAGTTCCATCAGGAGTTTGAG GTGTATCCTCTGTGGCTGTGCCCGTTCAAGGTGCGCAATGAGCCGGGCATGCTGCGGGTAAAGGACGGTCGAGACTCACAGATGTTTGTCGACATCGGCGTCTACGGTGTACCCAAAGCGAAGGGCTACGAAACT gTTCCATCGACCCGGCGCATCGAGCAGTTCGTGGCAGAGCACCGCGGCTTCCAAATGCTATACGCTGACACGTACACGACAAGAGAAGAGTTCCGAAGCATGTTCGACCATACCCTGTATGATAAGGTCCGGGATTCCCTGCCACACTGCAAGGAAGCCTTCCCAGAGGTTTACGGGAAGGTGAACCGGAATGTAagaaagtga
- the LOC128680218 gene encoding delta(24)-sterol reductase-like isoform X2: MVEVQPEGLLEYIIIQHRWVVVLLALLPMSGLWKLWSVLRNYVVFKMSSAPKLHDKKVKDVQNQVKQWLAGDRSSHMCTARPTWQTMSFRQGIYKNTFTNIRVNLVDILEVDTKKMHICLQYELVLADGSVLTCSKDENPDLFYAVPWSYGTLGFLASVVIQVIQAKKYVRVQYESYTNSKELAARFSAESLSPTPHQFVEALMFSRDSGVVMTADMVDEIGPDGIYNPIGRWYSEWFFKKVGKHLQNYIYGFKRPVVEYIPLRDYYHRHSKSLFWEVQDIVPFGNNFVFRLLFGWLMPPEVSLLKLTQPEAIARLYEKAHVLQDMLVPIECLKDAVNKFHQEFEVYPLWLCPFKVRNEPGMLRVKDGRDSQMFVDIGVYGVPKAKGYETVPSTRRIEQFVAEHRGFQMLYADTYTTREEFRSMFDHTLYDKVRDSLPHCKEAFPEVYGKVNRNVRK; this comes from the exons ATGGTGGAGGTCCAGCCTGAAGGTCTGCTGGAGTACATCATAATCCAGCACCGATGGGTGGTAGTCCTCCTAGCGCTGCTGCCCATGTCCGGCCTCTGGAAGCTCTGGTCCGTCCTCAGGAACTATGTCGTCTTCAAGATGAGCAGCGCGCCCAAGCTGCACGACAAGAAGGTCAAAGATGTCCAGAATCAG GTGAAACAATGGCTGGCCGGCGACCGCAGCAGCCACATGTGCACGGCGCGCCCGACGTGGCAGACTATGTCCTTCCGACAGGGCATCTACAAGAACACCTTCACCAATATCCGCGTCAACCTGGTGGACATACTCGAGGTCGATACGAAAAAGATG CATATTTGCCTTCAGTACGAGCTGGTTCTTGCAGATGGTTCTGTCCTCACGTGCAgtaag GATGAGAATCCGGATCTATTTTACGCTGTTCCGTGGTCCTACGGAACTCTGGGATTCCTGGCTTCAGTTGTGATTCAAGTTATACAAGcaaaaaa ATACGTGAGAGTTCAGTATGAGTCCTACACGAATAGCAAGGAGCTGGCAGCCCGCTTCAGTGCGGAGTCGCTGTCTCCTACCCCTCACCAGTTCGTGGAAGCACTGATGTTCAGCAGGGACAGCGGGGTCGTGATGACTGCCGACATGGTGGACGAAATCGGTCCTGATGGCATT taCAACCCAATCGGCAGGTGGTACTCGGAGTGGTTCTTCAAGAAAGTGGGGAAGCACCTCCAAAACTACATCTACGGGTTCAAGCGGCCCGTGGTGGAGTACATCCCCCTAAGAGATTACTACCACAGACATTCCAAAAGTCTGTTCTGGGAAGTCCAG GACATAGTTCCATTCGGCAACAACTTCGTCTTCCGCTTGCTGTTCGGCTGGTTGATGCCGCCAGAAGTGTCTCTGTTGAAGCTGACGCAACCCGAGGCCATCGCCAGACTGTACGAGAAGGCACACGTGCTGCAGGATATGCTGGTGCCCATCGAGTGTCTCAAAGACGCCGTCAATAAGTTCCATCAGGAGTTTGAG GTGTATCCTCTGTGGCTGTGCCCGTTCAAGGTGCGCAATGAGCCGGGCATGCTGCGGGTAAAGGACGGTCGAGACTCACAGATGTTTGTCGACATCGGCGTCTACGGTGTACCCAAAGCGAAGGGCTACGAAACT gTTCCATCGACCCGGCGCATCGAGCAGTTCGTGGCAGAGCACCGCGGCTTCCAAATGCTATACGCTGACACGTACACGACAAGAGAAGAGTTCCGAAGCATGTTCGACCATACCCTGTATGATAAGGTCCGGGATTCCCTGCCACACTGCAAGGAAGCCTTCCCAGAGGTTTACGGGAAGGTGAACCGGAATGTAagaaagtga